A genomic stretch from Cydia amplana chromosome 1, ilCydAmpl1.1, whole genome shotgun sequence includes:
- the LOC134651735 gene encoding trypsin CFT-1-like — protein MQAVILVALLGFAAAVPRNQQRIVGGTPTTVEEYPYMSNMQYGWWGIWWDQACGGSLINSQSIVSAAHCYFGDRATDWRVRLGTSQASSGGIEYTVSQLIVHAGYSSSTLDNDVAIVRLATPAVFSNSVAAVSIAGPNYILPDNTQVTTIGWGTLSSGGSAPQQLQHVDIYVINMDFCKERYAYLKSLPGFQNWPDVTDNMLCAGIQYEGGKDACQGDSGGPLVHKSTDDVLYGIVSWGYGCAHADYPGVNARVSRYTDWIVANA, from the exons CGTCCCTAGGAACCAACAACGCATTGTGGGGGGCACTCCCACCACCGTGGAGGAATACCCGTACATGAGCAACATGCAATACGGGTGGTGGGGCATCTGGTGGGACCAGGCTTGCGGTGGCTCCCTCATCAACTCACAGTCCATCGTCTCGGCGGCGCATTGCTACTT cgGCGACCGTGCTACCGATTGGCGAGTTCGCCTCGGCACGTCGCAGGCGTCGAGCGGCGGCATCGAGTACACAGTGTCCCAGCTGATCGTACACGCTGGCTACAGCTCCAGTACCCTCGACAACGATGTCGCTATCGTCCGCCTCGCCACCCCCGCCGTATTCAGCAACAGTGTGGCTGCCGTCAGCATCGCTGGCCCTAACTACATCCTCCCTGATAACACCCAAGTCACTACTATCGGATGGGGCACTCTCTCC TCCGGCGGCAGCGCTCCTCAGCAGCTCCAGCACGTAGACATCTACGTCATCAACATGGACTTCTGCAAAGAAAGATACGCGTACCTGAAGAGTCTGCCCGGTTTCCAAAACTGGCCCGATGTAACTGACAACATGCTGTGCGCCGGTATCCAGTACGAAGGCGGCAAGGACGCCTGCCAAGGCGACTCCGGCGGTCCCCTCGTCCACAAAAGCACCGACGACGTGCTATACGGTATCGTGTCCTGGGGTTACGGGTGCGCTCACGCTGACTATCCCGGCGTCAACGCTCGCGTCAGCAGATACACCGACTGGATCGTCGCCAACGCTTAA